One Lacticaseibacillus rhamnosus genomic window carries:
- a CDS encoding YveK family protein — MNEQIDLARLWNVFKHSFIVMILLGLLGMFIAYFGAKTFIAPKYSASTSMLVNRKQDNNPNMQLNAQQADIQIINTYKDIITRPVILREVADDLTSPRRVKVKKAQKAVYGTRYNAATGVRERYVVKEEQPAKYKLKPAKYANISEDDLDKMISVSNAQNSQVFTVNVRDTDPVRAKDVANEIAKVFKAKIASIMSVSNVSIVSRATADPTPVTPNLKIASLIGLILGMVLAFTVGLIRELTDQTIKSIDFITNDLGLVNLGLVNYVQRMNDMDEAIARSKNKIIDSEAEPETTGFPQRSRRRV; from the coding sequence ATGAACGAGCAAATTGACCTTGCACGACTTTGGAACGTTTTTAAGCACAGTTTTATTGTAATGATTTTACTCGGGCTATTGGGGATGTTTATTGCATATTTCGGTGCGAAAACATTTATTGCCCCAAAATATTCGGCTTCAACCTCAATGTTGGTTAACCGAAAGCAAGACAACAATCCAAATATGCAGCTAAATGCTCAACAGGCTGACATTCAAATTATTAATACATATAAGGACATCATTACGCGACCGGTAATATTGAGAGAAGTTGCTGATGATCTCACGAGCCCAAGGCGTGTCAAAGTGAAAAAAGCACAAAAAGCCGTCTATGGTACACGATATAATGCTGCTACCGGCGTTCGTGAACGTTATGTAGTTAAAGAAGAGCAACCGGCAAAATACAAATTAAAACCAGCAAAGTACGCAAATATCAGTGAAGACGATCTCGACAAGATGATATCTGTCTCCAACGCTCAGAATTCTCAAGTTTTTACCGTGAATGTTCGTGATACCGATCCTGTACGAGCAAAGGATGTCGCCAACGAGATTGCAAAAGTCTTCAAAGCAAAAATTGCTTCGATTATGAGCGTTTCGAATGTTTCTATTGTCTCCCGGGCAACGGCAGATCCGACCCCTGTCACTCCTAACCTAAAGATCGCTTCTTTAATTGGTTTAATTTTAGGTATGGTTCTAGCATTTACTGTCGGTCTGATTCGAGAATTAACAGATCAAACAATTAAGAGTATTGATTTTATAACTAATGATCTAGGACTTGTAAATCTCGGACTGGTTAATTATGTGCAACGGATGAATGATATGGATGAAGCTATTGCACGGTCAAAGAATAAGATTATTGATTCTGAAGCCGAACCAGAAACGACGGGCTTTCCGCAACGAAGCCGGAGACGCGTTTAA
- a CDS encoding SGNH/GDSL hydrolase family protein yields MKNKSGLRLRDIILCIALGLVIAGVGGYFYFRHFQSEQAIAVNQQTRQKIKKDSKAKVKKEKVLNQYRLYGLTDSEISAAKTLPVTAIGDSVMLGSSAYLKVLFPQMSIDAEVGRQVQAAPAIIDQLKSSGKLKDTVVISLGTNGPMTEADINGILDQLGSNRQVFWVTAYAPGKAWIDPVNKLIHAAAKTHANLHVVDWYYLAGGNDDWFADDGVHPNDAGRVHYYTLIAKDVMKTLDKK; encoded by the coding sequence ATGAAGAATAAAAGCGGCTTACGCTTGCGTGATATCATACTATGCATCGCCTTGGGCCTCGTCATTGCCGGTGTTGGAGGTTATTTCTACTTCCGCCATTTCCAATCCGAGCAGGCGATCGCAGTTAATCAGCAAACGCGTCAGAAGATTAAGAAAGATTCCAAGGCTAAGGTTAAGAAAGAAAAGGTTTTGAATCAGTATCGCCTTTATGGCCTGACCGACAGCGAAATCAGTGCCGCCAAGACGTTACCAGTGACTGCCATTGGTGATTCGGTGATGTTGGGGAGTTCGGCTTATTTGAAGGTGCTTTTCCCGCAGATGTCGATTGATGCTGAGGTTGGCCGGCAAGTACAGGCGGCTCCGGCGATTATTGATCAGTTGAAGTCGAGTGGGAAGTTGAAGGATACCGTTGTCATTAGTCTGGGGACGAATGGACCGATGACGGAAGCTGACATTAATGGCATTTTGGATCAGTTGGGGAGTAATCGCCAGGTTTTCTGGGTGACAGCTTATGCCCCTGGGAAGGCTTGGATTGATCCGGTTAACAAGTTGATTCACGCCGCTGCTAAGACGCATGCAAATCTGCATGTGGTGGATTGGTATTATCTGGCGGGCGGTAACGATGATTGGTTTGCCGATGATGGTGTGCACCCTAATGACGCAGGACGCGTGCATTATTACACGCTGATTGCCAAGGATGTCATGAAGACACTTGATAAGAAGTAG
- a CDS encoding QueT transporter family protein, whose product MQTTSMTHRSIVSLAKTAIVAAIYVVMTLMLSPLSFGIVQVRFSEMLNYTALFNRRYVWAVTLGVFLANLASPTAILDVPIGTIGTLAFILLSRWLAKFVHQKWAKFAIMGVLFALSMFTVAGELVVLSKVPFWPTYGTIALGEAISMAVGGAVMMVLTRFVDLDK is encoded by the coding sequence ATGCAAACAACATCTATGACCCATCGTTCAATCGTCAGTCTCGCCAAAACCGCCATTGTCGCCGCCATCTATGTGGTGATGACCCTCATGCTTAGTCCATTAAGCTTTGGGATCGTTCAAGTCCGGTTCTCCGAGATGCTCAACTACACGGCGCTCTTCAATCGTCGGTACGTCTGGGCGGTTACGTTGGGTGTTTTTTTGGCCAATTTAGCCTCACCAACCGCCATTCTCGACGTCCCCATCGGCACAATCGGCACCTTGGCCTTCATCCTGCTCAGTCGCTGGCTCGCTAAGTTCGTCCACCAAAAATGGGCTAAATTTGCCATCATGGGCGTCTTATTTGCCCTCTCAATGTTTACCGTCGCCGGTGAGCTGGTCGTGCTCAGCAAGGTACCATTTTGGCCAACATACGGCACCATTGCACTAGGCGAAGCTATTTCAATGGCGGTCGGTGGCGCTGTGATGATGGTGCTGACACGGTTTGTGGACTTGGATAAGTGA
- a CDS encoding 3-oxoacyl-ACP reductase, producing MNRFDFSGQTVVVTGAASGIGAAQAAAFKAASAQVIGVDLQPMTSVTVAIQADVSDPETGRKLAADYTPDIVCNTAGILDGYKTVAETDLATWQHILNVDLTSQFLMIKALLPGMLARGHGVFVNMSSIAGFVSGGGGVAYTAAKHAVIGLTKQLDLDYAAQGIRANALAPGAINTPMNAADFAGDGKMAAWVAKETPAKRWAKPEEVAQLTLFLASDAADYIHGTVIPIDGGWLEK from the coding sequence ATGAACCGGTTTGATTTTAGCGGCCAGACTGTGGTCGTAACCGGGGCGGCATCAGGAATTGGGGCTGCGCAGGCGGCGGCTTTTAAAGCGGCCAGCGCCCAGGTGATTGGTGTCGACTTGCAACCAATGACTAGCGTGACCGTCGCAATTCAGGCCGATGTGAGCGATCCAGAGACAGGAAGGAAGCTTGCCGCTGATTATACGCCGGACATTGTCTGCAACACAGCAGGCATTTTGGATGGCTATAAAACCGTTGCCGAAACCGATTTGGCTACATGGCAGCATATTCTCAACGTCGACCTCACCAGCCAATTCCTGATGATTAAGGCACTGCTGCCGGGAATGCTGGCACGTGGTCACGGCGTCTTCGTCAACATGAGTTCCATTGCCGGTTTCGTTAGCGGTGGCGGCGGCGTAGCGTATACTGCCGCCAAGCACGCGGTCATCGGCCTAACCAAGCAACTGGATCTAGACTACGCTGCCCAAGGTATCCGCGCCAACGCCCTTGCACCCGGCGCCATCAACACGCCCATGAACGCAGCAGATTTCGCCGGTGATGGTAAAATGGCCGCCTGGGTCGCAAAAGAAACGCCAGCCAAACGTTGGGCCAAGCCGGAAGAAGTCGCCCAACTCACACTTTTCCTAGCCAGTGACGCGGCCGACTACATCCACGGCACCGTGATTCCTATTGACGGCGGTTGGTTGGAAAAGTAA
- a CDS encoding DUF2829 domain-containing protein gives MTFEAVLPALKEGKKAVRTGWEGTELYVQLVPEGKFEGDTLNPYFLIKTADEAFSLWSPTDCDILAEDWQLVDV, from the coding sequence ATGACATTTGAAGCCGTTTTGCCAGCGCTAAAAGAAGGCAAAAAAGCCGTTCGTACTGGCTGGGAAGGTACCGAGTTGTATGTTCAACTGGTTCCGGAGGGTAAGTTCGAAGGCGACACCCTGAATCCTTATTTTCTGATCAAAACCGCTGATGAGGCCTTCAGCTTGTGGTCCCCGACCGACTGTGACATTCTGGCCGAAGATTGGCAGCTCGTGGACGTATGA
- a CDS encoding helix-turn-helix domain-containing protein yields MLDNIGKLVHQQRRSMNLTIEKLAERSGVSVSLISRMERGDVNNISVKKLTDIARALDMQVGDFFIAPEMSDINTLALVKYLTRLPENERAHVSEVLMQVINL; encoded by the coding sequence ATGTTAGATAATATCGGCAAATTAGTGCACCAACAACGCCGCAGTATGAACTTAACCATTGAAAAACTGGCCGAACGCTCTGGGGTTTCAGTCAGTCTCATATCCCGCATGGAGCGTGGTGATGTCAACAATATCAGCGTCAAGAAGCTGACTGACATTGCGCGGGCACTCGACATGCAGGTGGGTGATTTCTTTATCGCCCCGGAAATGAGCGATATCAATACGTTGGCGTTGGTTAAGTATTTAACGCGGTTGCCGGAAAACGAACGCGCACACGTCTCCGAGGTACTCATGCAGGTGATTAATCTCTGA
- a CDS encoding histidine phosphatase family protein → MTKFYFVRHGQTETNLARRFNGGRTDTPLTPAGRAGAEAVGRYFATTGFAGIYASPMPRAQTTAELIVAQSKVAQPAIVTVRDLREVDLGDWDGQPLASVQDDPQIDNYYHHLAEFDYKRIGAESFAEALNRGRRAIAGIYQQHPDGKVLVVAHGLLGMLLMSTYLGAELDDARDEMTMPPNNSISELDTDDGEQFTRGTLWAFVPSEYQTK, encoded by the coding sequence ATGACCAAGTTTTATTTTGTGCGCCATGGGCAGACGGAGACCAATTTGGCGCGGCGGTTCAATGGCGGGCGGACGGATACGCCGCTGACTCCGGCTGGCCGGGCAGGCGCGGAGGCAGTTGGACGGTATTTTGCTACGACCGGTTTTGCCGGTATTTACGCCAGTCCGATGCCGCGGGCGCAAACCACCGCTGAATTGATCGTGGCGCAAAGCAAGGTAGCCCAGCCGGCGATCGTGACGGTACGGGATTTACGGGAAGTCGATTTAGGCGATTGGGACGGGCAGCCACTTGCTTCCGTGCAAGACGATCCGCAAATTGATAATTACTATCACCATCTTGCTGAGTTTGATTATAAGCGGATTGGCGCTGAATCCTTCGCTGAGGCCTTAAATCGTGGGCGCCGTGCTATTGCCGGCATTTATCAGCAACATCCGGATGGTAAGGTGCTCGTGGTGGCCCATGGATTGTTGGGCATGCTGCTAATGAGCACTTATCTAGGCGCCGAGTTGGACGATGCGCGTGATGAGATGACCATGCCGCCTAACAACAGCATCAGTGAATTGGATACAGACGACGGGGAACAATTTACCCGCGGCACGCTGTGGGCTTTTGTACCAAGTGAATATCAAACCAAGTAA
- a CDS encoding ABC transporter ATP-binding protein: MADNQKKKVLVSVKHLVQTFNAGKKDEVKAIQDISFDIYEGETLGLVGESGSGKTTTGRAIIRLYDPTSGEILYNGQDIAKLKNGSKQMLDFRRNTQMIFQDPYASLNPRMKVKDIIAEGIDIHHLAKDRADRDHQVEALLDEVGLNADHATRYPHEFSGGQRQRIGIARALAVQPKFIIADEPISALDVSIQAQVVNLLKDIQDRQGLTYLFIAHDLSMVKYISDRIAVMHYGRLVELASAEEVYTHPLHPYTKSLLSAIPVPDPDIERQRVPIPYDASKVEGDNKQRKMVEVYPDHFIFAADDEVAAYKAEAQEDHKAPAGTAAE, from the coding sequence GTGGCGGACAATCAAAAGAAAAAAGTGTTGGTTTCGGTCAAACACCTGGTTCAAACCTTTAATGCCGGAAAGAAAGACGAAGTAAAGGCCATTCAGGATATTTCGTTTGATATCTATGAAGGCGAAACGCTAGGTCTGGTTGGTGAATCCGGTTCCGGGAAAACCACCACCGGCCGGGCTATCATTCGCTTGTATGATCCAACCAGTGGCGAAATTCTCTATAACGGTCAAGACATTGCCAAATTGAAAAATGGCTCCAAACAAATGTTGGATTTTCGGCGTAATACGCAGATGATTTTTCAGGATCCGTATGCTTCATTAAATCCACGGATGAAAGTCAAAGACATTATTGCAGAAGGTATTGATATTCATCATTTGGCTAAAGATCGCGCCGACCGTGATCATCAAGTCGAAGCTTTATTGGATGAGGTTGGTTTAAATGCGGATCATGCCACGCGTTACCCGCATGAATTCTCCGGTGGCCAGCGTCAAAGAATCGGGATTGCCCGGGCACTGGCAGTTCAGCCGAAGTTCATTATTGCCGATGAACCGATCAGTGCGCTGGATGTTTCGATTCAGGCACAGGTCGTCAACTTGCTAAAAGACATTCAGGATCGGCAAGGTCTGACGTATCTGTTCATCGCCCATGACTTATCTATGGTCAAGTATATTTCTGATCGGATTGCCGTTATGCATTACGGGCGGCTTGTCGAATTGGCCAGTGCGGAAGAAGTATACACGCATCCCCTCCATCCATACACCAAGAGTCTCTTGTCTGCAATCCCGGTTCCGGATCCAGACATCGAACGCCAGCGTGTACCGATACCTTATGATGCAAGCAAGGTCGAAGGCGATAATAAGCAACGTAAAATGGTCGAAGTCTATCCTGATCACTTTATCTTTGCAGCTGACGATGAAGTGGCAGCGTATAAAGCTGAAGCACAAGAGGATCATAAGGCCCCGGCAGGCACGGCAGCAGAATAA
- a CDS encoding ABC transporter ATP-binding protein — MSKILEVKDLQIDFATYAGPVHAIRNVSFDLNKGETLAIVGESGSGKSVTVRTVMGLLAPNAKITNGEVLFDGGDILKKSEKQLNAMRGNDVAMIFQDPMTSLDPTMTIGKQVAEPLLLHNKMSKADALKEAERVLELVGIKGAGSRLKDYPHQFSGGQRQRIVIAIAIINHPQILLADEPTTALDVTIQAQIIHMLKEIQSKIDTSIIFITHDLGVVAGIADRVAVMYAGKIVEYGTVDEIFYNAQHPYTWGLLEAMPTLETKTDRLYAIPGTPPDLLDPPKGDAFAPRNPYAMAIDLEEEPPFFKISPTHAAATWLLAQGAPKVELPPEIARRHALWASKHPDEKAVN, encoded by the coding sequence ATGAGTAAGATTCTCGAAGTAAAAGATTTACAAATCGACTTTGCCACCTATGCCGGACCGGTCCACGCGATTCGCAATGTCAGCTTTGACTTGAACAAAGGCGAGACGTTGGCGATTGTTGGCGAATCTGGCTCTGGTAAATCGGTAACCGTGCGCACAGTCATGGGCTTATTGGCACCCAACGCCAAGATTACCAATGGTGAAGTTTTGTTTGATGGCGGTGACATTCTCAAAAAGTCGGAAAAGCAATTGAATGCCATGCGCGGAAATGATGTTGCCATGATTTTTCAGGATCCGATGACGTCATTGGATCCGACGATGACGATTGGTAAGCAAGTTGCCGAACCGCTGCTGCTGCATAACAAAATGAGCAAGGCCGATGCATTGAAGGAAGCTGAACGGGTGCTTGAACTAGTGGGTATCAAAGGCGCCGGTTCACGATTGAAAGATTATCCACATCAGTTCTCTGGCGGCCAACGTCAACGGATTGTCATTGCGATTGCGATTATTAACCATCCGCAAATTCTGCTTGCAGATGAACCGACCACGGCGCTGGATGTGACTATTCAAGCGCAAATTATTCACATGCTGAAGGAAATCCAGTCTAAGATTGATACCTCCATTATCTTTATCACCCACGATCTCGGCGTTGTTGCCGGGATTGCCGATCGGGTGGCAGTCATGTACGCGGGTAAGATTGTCGAATACGGCACCGTTGACGAAATCTTTTACAACGCGCAGCATCCATATACTTGGGGACTGCTGGAGGCAATGCCGACCTTAGAGACCAAAACGGATCGTCTGTATGCCATTCCGGGGACACCGCCGGATTTGCTGGATCCGCCAAAGGGTGACGCATTTGCCCCGCGCAATCCGTATGCCATGGCAATTGATCTTGAAGAAGAACCACCATTCTTCAAGATTTCACCAACCCACGCTGCGGCTACTTGGTTGTTAGCACAAGGCGCACCCAAAGTCGAGTTACCGCCAGAAATCGCGCGGCGGCATGCATTATGGGCAAGTAAACATCCAGACGAAAAGGCGGTGAACTAA
- a CDS encoding ABC transporter permease gives MATTKLSPEAFKRVKVNAAEQERIATPALTFTQDAIRRLKKNKAAVISLWVLIIIGVISIVSIWLSPANPNKQSLNYSNLPPKWPGIDLPGLNGYMNGQNKYAGMGKNVYFLLGTDYLGRDLLSRIMVGTRVSLFIGIVATFFDLTIGVFYGIISGWRGGLTDTLMQRVIEIISSVPNLVVVILMLLVFKPGMTSIILAIALTGWVTMARLIRAQTLQLKDQEFVLAARTLGESSIKIAFKHLIPNLSSIIIIQTMFTIPTAIFFEAFLSYIGIGLPAPTASLGTLLSDGQKNLQVLPYQLLYPAIVIVILMLAFNLLADGLRDAFDPRSEH, from the coding sequence ATGGCAACAACAAAATTAAGTCCAGAGGCATTCAAGCGTGTCAAAGTGAATGCGGCTGAACAAGAGCGTATTGCCACGCCTGCGTTGACATTCACGCAAGATGCGATTCGCCGCTTAAAGAAAAACAAGGCCGCGGTCATTTCACTTTGGGTACTGATCATCATTGGTGTGATCTCTATCGTGTCAATTTGGCTATCACCAGCCAATCCGAATAAACAGAGTCTTAATTATTCTAATTTACCGCCAAAGTGGCCAGGCATTGATTTGCCGGGACTAAACGGCTATATGAATGGCCAAAACAAATATGCCGGTATGGGTAAAAACGTCTATTTCCTGCTTGGGACGGACTACCTTGGCCGTGATTTGCTGTCTCGGATTATGGTCGGCACGCGCGTTTCCCTTTTCATCGGGATTGTTGCAACATTCTTTGATTTAACCATTGGCGTTTTCTACGGCATCATCTCCGGTTGGCGCGGTGGTTTGACCGATACGTTAATGCAACGTGTCATTGAAATCATCTCTAGTGTGCCAAACTTGGTTGTTGTTATTCTGATGCTGCTGGTATTCAAACCAGGGATGACTTCCATTATCTTAGCGATTGCTTTGACTGGCTGGGTCACGATGGCACGACTCATTCGTGCGCAGACCCTGCAGTTAAAAGATCAGGAGTTTGTGCTGGCTGCCAGAACGTTAGGTGAGTCGAGTATTAAGATTGCCTTTAAACATCTGATCCCGAACCTAAGCTCGATCATCATTATTCAAACCATGTTCACGATTCCAACAGCGATTTTCTTTGAAGCCTTCCTGAGTTACATCGGGATTGGTTTGCCAGCACCGACTGCTAGTTTAGGGACGCTGTTGTCAGATGGGCAAAAGAACCTGCAAGTGCTGCCGTATCAGTTGTTATACCCAGCGATTGTCATCGTTATTCTGATGCTGGCCTTTAACTTGCTGGCTGATGGTTTGCGCGATGCCTTTGATCCGCGCAGTGAACATTAG
- the opp3b gene encoding oligopeptide ABC transporter permease: MVKYILKRIGFLLLTLFLVASITFFLMKALPGTPFNNPKIPADQLEILKRQYGLDKPVWIQYLTYMVGITHGDFGMSYQFPGQTVSNLIVSRLGPSLQIGAQAMVLGTLIGIVLGAIAAIRKNTAVDAEATIFAILGRSIPNFVFAALLQLFAYKTGAFPVALWGGFSYSILPTIALAIAPLAQTARFMRTEMVDVLSSDYIELARSKGESRWQVVAKHALRNSMIPIVTIIGPMAVDLMVGSLVVENIFAIPGIGEQFVKSITTNDYPVIMGLTILYSAMLTVVILVVDILYGFIDPRIRLSGEAN, encoded by the coding sequence ATGGTCAAATATATTTTAAAACGGATCGGCTTCCTGCTCCTGACACTGTTTCTTGTTGCGTCAATCACCTTCTTTTTAATGAAGGCATTGCCAGGGACGCCATTTAATAACCCCAAGATTCCGGCTGATCAGCTGGAAATTCTGAAGAGACAGTATGGACTGGATAAGCCGGTTTGGATCCAATATCTCACGTATATGGTTGGTATCACGCACGGTGACTTCGGGATGTCTTATCAATTTCCGGGCCAAACGGTTTCCAATCTGATTGTTTCCCGGCTCGGTCCTTCGCTACAGATCGGTGCGCAGGCGATGGTGCTTGGAACACTTATCGGGATTGTGCTTGGTGCCATTGCGGCAATTCGAAAGAATACGGCCGTTGATGCCGAAGCTACAATTTTCGCTATTCTGGGACGTTCAATCCCTAACTTTGTGTTTGCTGCGCTATTGCAGTTGTTTGCTTACAAGACAGGGGCATTCCCGGTAGCGTTATGGGGTGGGTTTTCATATAGTATTTTGCCGACCATTGCCTTGGCGATCGCCCCGTTGGCACAGACAGCGCGGTTTATGCGAACCGAGATGGTGGACGTGCTGAGCTCGGATTATATCGAGCTAGCTCGGTCTAAAGGTGAATCGCGCTGGCAGGTTGTGGCAAAACATGCTTTGCGTAATTCCATGATTCCGATTGTAACGATTATTGGGCCAATGGCAGTTGACTTGATGGTTGGATCACTGGTTGTCGAAAACATTTTTGCCATTCCCGGAATCGGGGAACAATTTGTCAAGTCCATCACAACGAACGATTATCCGGTCATCATGGGCTTAACGATTCTTTACAGTGCGATGTTAACGGTTGTGATCCTTGTCGTCGATATTCTATACGGCTTCATTGATCCACGAATTCGACTGAGCGGGGAGGCAAACTAA
- a CDS encoding peptide ABC transporter substrate-binding protein: protein MKFRKTMVAGTAIALAGVLAACGSNASSSKGTSITRMESDVISTMDPSTNTDAIAGQALIDTMDGLYRYSGSDLKPAIAKSEPKVTDGGKTYTFKLRNAKWSNGDAVTAQDFVFAWRRTVDPKTKSQYAYLYSGVKNADDITAGKKAASTLGVTAVNKTTLKVTLDHAIPYFKTMLVNPAFFPQNEKFVEKAGKKYGTTSKYLLSNGPYELKDWNGTGNSWKEKKNKTYWNAKNVHIDTINGQVVKDPQTALNLYQSNKLDIAQLSGEQAAQAKTMSGYTPLKQSATFYLELNEKKDPIFKNTKIRQAVSMAINRQEYIKKVLNDSSIAANNVTPQGLFAKNGQDFSKAATKAESSTVKYDPAKAKQLWTEGLKETGQTNPTLELLTDDTTNAKRSAEYIQSTLQQNLPGLKVTIATVPFKTRLSRSQNGQFDMVISAWSADFPDAITFLDLFTSDNSYNDGKWANSEYDALIKQSKTTDATNATARWNTLLKAQELLTKEQGVVPLYQRVQTTLQRKTITGLKYNPTNSYDFVNAKVK, encoded by the coding sequence ATGAAATTTAGAAAAACAATGGTTGCGGGCACAGCAATTGCGCTCGCTGGGGTGCTGGCAGCCTGTGGTTCTAATGCTTCCAGCAGCAAAGGTACATCAATCACTCGGATGGAAAGTGATGTTATCTCCACAATGGATCCGTCAACAAATACGGACGCGATTGCGGGGCAGGCATTGATTGATACCATGGATGGTTTGTATCGGTATTCCGGCAGTGACTTGAAGCCAGCGATCGCAAAAAGCGAGCCAAAAGTGACGGACGGCGGCAAGACTTATACCTTTAAGCTACGGAACGCTAAATGGAGCAATGGCGATGCCGTTACTGCACAGGATTTTGTTTTTGCTTGGCGGCGAACGGTTGATCCTAAGACCAAGTCTCAGTATGCTTATCTGTATTCCGGCGTGAAGAACGCGGACGATATCACAGCCGGTAAGAAGGCAGCTAGTACCTTAGGCGTTACAGCGGTTAACAAGACCACGCTGAAAGTGACCTTGGATCACGCCATTCCTTACTTTAAGACCATGTTAGTCAATCCGGCATTCTTCCCGCAGAATGAGAAGTTTGTTGAAAAGGCTGGCAAGAAGTATGGCACGACTTCTAAGTACCTTCTCTCCAATGGCCCATATGAATTAAAGGACTGGAACGGGACTGGTAATTCATGGAAGGAAAAGAAAAACAAAACCTACTGGAATGCTAAGAATGTCCACATCGATACGATCAATGGGCAAGTGGTTAAGGATCCGCAAACTGCTTTGAACCTGTATCAATCGAATAAGTTGGATATTGCTCAGTTGTCTGGTGAACAGGCGGCACAAGCTAAGACAATGTCTGGATACACACCGCTTAAGCAAAGCGCAACATTTTATCTTGAGTTGAATGAGAAGAAAGATCCTATCTTCAAGAATACCAAGATTCGTCAGGCAGTCTCGATGGCAATCAATCGTCAAGAATACATCAAGAAAGTTTTGAATGATTCATCAATTGCTGCGAACAATGTGACGCCTCAAGGTTTATTTGCTAAGAATGGACAGGACTTCTCAAAGGCAGCGACTAAAGCAGAATCTTCTACAGTTAAGTATGATCCTGCCAAGGCTAAACAACTCTGGACAGAAGGCTTGAAAGAGACCGGTCAGACGAACCCAACCTTGGAACTGTTGACCGATGATACCACGAATGCCAAGCGCTCGGCTGAATACATTCAAAGCACCTTACAACAGAATCTGCCAGGCTTGAAGGTAACAATTGCAACAGTGCCATTCAAAACCCGTCTTTCCCGTTCTCAAAATGGTCAGTTTGACATGGTTATCTCCGCTTGGAGTGCTGACTTCCCGGATGCCATTACCTTCCTTGATCTGTTTACGTCCGATAACAGTTATAACGATGGAAAATGGGCAAACAGCGAATACGATGCTTTGATCAAACAGTCCAAGACGACCGATGCAACCAATGCCACCGCTCGTTGGAACACCTTGTTGAAAGCACAGGAACTGCTCACCAAGGAACAAGGCGTTGTACCTTTGTATCAACGGGTTCAAACAACCTTGCAACGTAAGACCATTACCGGTTTGAAATATAACCCGACTAACTCTTACGATTTTGTAAATGCCAAGGTTAAGTAA